A single genomic interval of Musa acuminata AAA Group cultivar baxijiao chromosome BXJ3-4, Cavendish_Baxijiao_AAA, whole genome shotgun sequence harbors:
- the LOC103983228 gene encoding probable methyltransferase PMT27, translating into MAGFGKSSRAGKRHASSSMSSFSYYVTIVVFVAFCILGVWMLSSSSVIPPHATTDTSSRISSSSYSSASKSGASRIVAFRDPPPDAEEDAIKGDDGGEDENRSGSKISSLGESRDTSSDQENQIDSASSRRENENRSGGEEESKGRQELERPQEAEETQNGSNEENQEQTVGENKEEGEKGNRGGDQRLVGRDLDGGTQDGKRLSEEEIHEQEQREHDEQLPVGEGEESQQETQQPQQTGSDSQEEQIHEEQQRQHDEQLPSREGEENQREPEQQQQTGSDSQEEQTHEEQQREHDEQLPGGEGEQNQQESQQLQQTEGDSLGNQQESQPEIDENHDQVEKIQQVTNENQPQREESVDESQTQSDEKAEEVSNESQQQEETGGGGNDQQQPQSERQMEEEITNDSEQVGNGQQSEKLNDPNAGESLSDRAQSDASKDSGGDRKMPWATQADHSDNEKERRREENLSEGSDSEGNAGNSLGQEWKLCNVTAGPDYIPCLDNEKAIKQLHSFRHFEHRERHCPEEGPTCLVRLPDGYKRSIEWPKSRDRIWYSNVPRTKLAEVKGHQNWVKVTGEYLTFPGGGTQFIHGALHYIDFIQQSVRDITWGKRSRVVLDVGCGVASFGGYLFERDVLTMSFAPKDEHEAQVQFALERGIPAISAVMGSQRLPFPSMVFDVVHCARCRVPWHAEGGTLLLELNRVLRPGGYFVWSATPVYQKLKEDVDIWKAMKSLTISMCWDLVAVKKDKLNSVAAAFYRKPISNECYDNRKRHSPPMCKDEDDPNAAWHIPLKPCMHRVPVDGSERASRWPKEWPRRLQVPPYWLNSSQMGIYGKPAPVDFTSDYEHWKRVVAKSYLTGFGIRWSNVRNVMDMRAVYGGFAAALKDLKVWVMNVVNIDDPDTLPIIYERGLFGIYHDWCESFSTYPRSYDLLHADRLFSQIKQRCKILPLIAEVDRIVRPGGKIIVRDDSVTTSEVESLLKSLHWEVRLTFSKDQEGILCAEKSEWRPEKLTDSA; encoded by the exons ATGGCTGGCTTTGGCAAGAGCTCGCGGGCGGGGAAGCGCCATGCGTCGTCGTCCATGTCGTCCTTCTCCTACTACGTTACCATTGTGGTCTTCGTGGCGTTCTGCATACTGGGAGTGTGGATGCTGTCTTCCTCTTCCGTCATCCCGCCTCACGCGACCACCGACACCAGCTCTCGTATCTCCTCCTCCTCGTATTCGTCGGCCTCCAAGTCTGGCGCTTCTCGCATCGTCGCCTTCAGAGACCCTCCTCCGGACGCGGAGGAGGACGCCATTAAAGGTGACGACGGTGGCGAGGACGAGAACAGGTCCGGTTCCAAGATCTCCTCCCTTGGGGAGTCCAGGGACACGAGCTCGGATCAAGAGAACCAGATCGATTCGGCTTCCTCCCGTAGAGAGAACGAGAACAGGTCCGGAGGCGAAGAAGAATCTAAAGGCAGGCAGGAACTCGAGCGTCCGCAGGAGGCGGAGGAGACCCAAAACGGCAGCAATGAAGAGAACCAGGAGCAGACGGTCGGAGAGAACAAGGAAGAGGGAGAGAAGGGGAATCGTGGCGGAGATCAGCGGCTGGTGGGTCGCGATTTGGACGGAGGAACACAGGACGGCAAGCGGCTGAGCGAGGAGGAAATCCATGAACAGGAGCAGAGGGAGCACGACGAACAGCTACCGGTCGGCGAGGGGGAGGAGAGCCAGCAAGAAACCCAGCAGCCGCAGCAGACCGGGAGTGACAGCCAGGAGGAGCAAATCCACGAAGAGCAGCAGAGGCAGCACGACGAGCAGTTACCGAGCCGCGAGGGCGAGGAGAACCAGCGAGAAcctgagcagcagcagcagactgGGAGCGACAGTCAAGAGGAGCAAACCCACGAAGAGCAGCAGAGGGAGCACGACGAGCAGCTACCCGGTGGTGAGGGCGAGCAGAACCAGCAAGAATCCCAGCAGCTGCAGCAGACTGAAGGTGACAGCCTAGGGAATCAGCAGGAGAGCCAGCCTGAGATTGACGAGAACCATGACCAAGTGGAGAAGATACAGCAGGTTACCAATGAGAACCAACCACAGAGAGAAGAGTCGGTTGATGAGAGCCAAACGCAGTCTGATGAGAAAGCAGAGGAGGTATCAAACGAGAgccagcaacaagaagaaacagGAGGAGGTGGCAACGACCAGCAGCAGCCGCAATCCGAACGACAGATGGAAGAGGAGATCACCAATGACTCAGAACAAGTAGGCAATGGACAACAGAGCGAGAAACTGAATGACCCTAATGCAGGTGAGTCTCTGTCAGACAGGGCACAGTCAGATGCATCTAAGGACAGCGGCGGTGACAGGAAGATGCCATGGGCGACACAGGCCGACCACTCCGATAACGAGAaggaaaggagaagagaggagaattTGAGCGAAGGCAGCGATTCAGAGGGGAATGCTGGGAACTCACTTGGACAGGAGTGGAAGCTCTGCAATGTCACTGCTGGCCCTGACTACATCCCTTGTCTTGACAATGAGAAGGCCATCAAGCAGCTACATAGCTTCAGACACTTTGAACACCGAGAGCGGCACTGCCCAGAGGAAGGACCGACATGCCTGGTGCGTCTTCCAGATGGATACAAGCGATCCATCGAGTGGCCAAAGAGTAGAGACAGG ATATGGTACAGCAATGTGCCTCGCACAAAGCTTGCGGAAGTGAAGGGTCATCAGAACTGGGTGAAAGTCACAGGAGAATACCTCACGTTTCCTGGTGGTGGAACACAGTTCATACATGGGGCACTTCATTATATCGATTTCATCCAGCAG TCAGTACGTGATATTACTTGGGGAAAGCGGAGCCGTGTGGTACTAGATGTTGGCTGTGGGGTGGCCAGCTTTGGTGGCTATCTCTTTGAGAGGGACGTTCTTACAATGTCTTTTGCTCCAAAAGATGAACATGAAGCTCAAGTTCAGTTTGCATTGGAGCGAGGAATCCCAGCAATATCTGCAGTAATGGGTTCTCAGCGTCTGCCATTTCCCAGCATGGTCTTTGATGTTGTGCATTGTGCACGCTGCCGTGTCCCATGGCATGCAGAGG GTGGTACTCTTCTGTTGGAACTAAACCGAGTCTTGCGACCCGGAGGATACTTTGTCTGGTCAGCAACACCGGTTTATCAGAAACTGAAAGAAGATGTGGATATCTGGAAAG CCATGAAATCTCTTACAATATCCATGTGCTGGGACCTTGTTGCTGTCAAGAAGGACAAATTGAATTCTGTTGCAGCTGCCTTCTATCGTAAGCCTATTTCAAATGAGTGTTATGACAATAGAAAGCGTCATAGTCCACCCATGTGCAAGGATGAGGATGATCCAAACGCAGCTTG GCACATACCCTTAAAACCCTGCATGCATAGAGTGCCGGTTGATGGATCTGAAAGAGCGTCACGGTGGCCCAAAGAATGGCCACGCCGGTTGCAGGTGCCCCCTTACTGGTTAAACAGCTCTCAGATGGGAATCTACGGGAAGCCAGCCCCTGTTGATTTCACATCAGATTATGAACACTGGAAGCGAGTTGTAGCAAAATCTTATCTCACTGGTTTTGGCATTCGCTGGTCCAACGTGAGAAATGTCATGGACATGAGAGCAGTCTATGGAGG ATTTGCAGCTGCACTAAAAGATTTAAAGGTCTGGGTCATGAATGTGGTGAATATTGATGACCCTGACACGCTGCCCATAATATACGAGCGTGGGCTTTTCGGAATTTATCATGACTGGTGTGAATCTTTCAGCACCTATCCCAGATCCTATGACTTGCTGCATGCTGATCGCTTGTTTTCTCAGATAAAACAGAG GTGTAAGATTTTGCCTCTGATAGCCGAGGTTGATAGGATAGTGAGGCCAGGTGGTAAAATCATTGTTCGTGATGATTCTGTCACTACAAGTGAAGTTGAGAGTCTACTGAAATCACTGCACTGGGAAGTCCGTTTGACCTTTTCGAAAGATCAAGAGGGAATACTTTGTGCAGAGAAATCCGAGTGGCGACCTGAGAAACTAACTGATTCAGCTTGA